GGACCATATGGGAAGTCCCagtttgtactttttaatatCCCTCACCTATTTCTACCTCCAACctccttccctctggcaaccatatgttcattctctgtatctacgactccatttctgtttttttgttttgttttttagattccacacataggTGAAATCCTATGGTATTTTCCCTTCTCTACCTGACATTTTTCATTCAGCGTAATACTCTCTACATCtacccatgttgtcacaaatgacaagagTTCATTCTTCttcattgctgagtaatattcctctctctctctctctctctctctgtgtgtgtgtgtgtgtgtgtgtgtgtgtgtgtgtagaccacatcttctttatccattcatataatgatgggcacttaggttggttccatatcttggctataaTAAATAATGCAGGAATGAAGATAGGgggtatatattaatacatgtttttgagttagtatttttgttttcttaggataaatacccagtggtgggattgctggattgtacagtagttctattttttattttttttttttgaggaaagatGGTATTTCCTTGAAAAACAACTCGCATGTATCCCAACTTGCTGATTTCTTTTCCtatgacaaaagtctgtatttcAACAGATACGAAAACAGAGATTGTTGGGGCTGCTAATAAAACTTATCCCCCAACTGTCCTTCCCCAGCAAGTCTGCCCGTACACCCAGTGATCCTGGAAGCTCTGTGAGCATAATGTGTCTGAGAAGCATAAATTCCCTCTGGATATAGCAAGATCCCAGCCAAATCCCTgggggtcggggcgggggggcagCTGCGAAATTGTGAGTTCCCAGAACCAGCTTTATTTAGATTGATTCTTCCTGCTTCCCTCATGGTTTCAGCACTTGGCACCTCAGCAAGCATCTGTACATATAAAGAGACTAAAGCAACAAGCCAGGCTCCAATAATGATGGAGTCAGCCCAGTGTGGATTCACAGCAGAAACTCAACAAGCCTCCCCTTTCAAGGGCACAGGGGCACATACGCGGCAGAAAGTACCAGCAGGGTGGGTCCATCGGCTGGTTCTCCgagggaaaaatgaaaagcaaatagaATCTGTCTTCCAAGCCCACAATCTccaattttcttctcttctctataccttccccttttgatttcttgttcttttttcctcccatctCCTATGAAACCTGctctcagctttttctttttctctgagattttttttcagaatgagaaaagaggaaagactctttcttcattcattcattaaaatgaatttgaaataagCTCCCACTGAATCAAATGAGAAATATTCCTTTGTTGCAAATGAGGCTGAAACCATTAGTCAGTTTCAAAATCTTTAAATCCCAAGAGCATGTGATGAATGAGAACCCACTGAAAGTTCCTGCCCAGGGCAGAACCATGCTGACGGAAGGAGCACATGATCTATAACTTAGAAGGAAACGGGAGGTGGTGAACTGGCACCTCTGGCCCATAAAAGGATCTCTGTCCTAATTGGAAATCAGCCACGGCCGAGGCTGACGGGAAACTGAAAGGCTGCCGGGAAACTGAAAGGCTGCCACCTTGGTGTGAACTGGCTTAAGGAATGGAAGGGGCAGGACAGAGTTGGGAGAGAAGCGGGGTAAAGACGGAGGAAGGACAGGAACTCTCATTTCACAACAGCTGGTGACGTCCGTTGGACAGCATCTTTTCAGGCACCTGTGAACGCTCTTTCTGGAACACTTCTGTCCTTGTGGGCCCCTTCACCCTCACTTCTGAGAGGTTTCCGGAGGACCAGCCGGTGCTGAATGGTCTTACTGTGTATTAAGGGACCACAGCTTGCCTTGTGTTTGAATCCACGTGACCCTGCCCCCCTGGCCCCACCTGACCTGAATGGTTGGGGGCCTTAATGAAAGGCAGCGCCTCTACAGAGGGGTCGCCTGCTGCCCAGGAAGTGGCTGGGATGCGAACAGGGATGCTCATTGTTCGGTGACTTCAGGACCCACACAGCGAGGCTGTCTGAGAATAAACATCTGAAGGAGACAGAGGAATTGCCATCGACAGAGTGGCCCAGAATCTGGCTGGAGACATGAGGAGAAGACGCTGAAAGTAGAGCCTGCCAGGCCCACAAGCCAGAGGAAGCTCTGAAGCAGAGGTAAGACTCTTAGGTGAGGACAGAGAACCAGAGATGAAGACGCTGATGCTTCTCCGTGTCGCTGGGACGGCCCCACTGCTATCTGATTGTTCTTCCCGGAACGGGGAGGATGCCTGGCTGCCTGCTCTGTCCATCCCAGGAGCCACCAGCCACGGGCACCTTTGGTATTTGAGCTAAACTGGGTTCAATAAAATACATGATTCAAAGTCACTTGACCtactcatttttgtttctttaatgtaGCACTAAAGATGCAAAGTTACCTATGTGGCTCATAGTTTATTTCTTTCAGATGGTGTTCTACCTCCTCACGAGGCCATTTCATccaggagattttttttctgtcctattgcttcttcttttttttttaactttttggtcacaccacttggcaggtgggatcttagtcccccaaccagggattgaacttgtgcccccctcccccaccgtgCCCTGGAAGCtcaaattcttaaccattggaccaccagggaagtccctgtcctaTTGCTTGAGAATCCTAACACGTGCACCATCACTGCAGTCAACTAGAAGAATCTTAAAATGTCCAAAGCAAATACCCAACAAACTCATAATCAGCAAAGAAGGACCCTTGAAACAGAAATGACCCAGATGTTCACATAGCAGGAGGAACCATTAAACAAGACAGCCACTTAAGCTTCTAGCTCCCTCACCTCCTCACGACCAAGCCCTACTCTCAGGCCTGCCTCAGGTCTTGTAAAAGTCGGCTGGCCCAGTGAAGGCCTCTAACAAGGATCCTCCGGACACGTAACACAGAAGCAATTCTAAAGGCTCCTTCcttgaaatgttttgaaacacATGGAGCAggccattttttttccattgtcttGCTGACCTGTAACTGCTGATCTTTATCAGAGATGTAACAATCTAGTTCCAATAGATAAATCATGTTGAGGATGCAACATTTCTGTTCAATAAATTGATTAGACTCATTAGTTAGActcatgggctccagagtgcaagAGACTCACAGGCCATCTGTCCAACACTTGACAAATGAGTTTCCTTGACACCATTTCTCCAGCCTTGGCTTCCAAACATCCCTTGGGTTTGTTCACTCTTCTAATCCTAGATCCATAGAAATGGTCGATATCATATTTGGTCCAAGCAACACATAAGAGGGAAGTGGGGCTTTTATTCCCCTTATTCTGGGTATTACAACTCCACATGAACAGCTAAATGGTCATGACTCCTCCaattcagtttctttttaaaattttattgcttttgGCAGCATCATGACTtagttgggtcttagttgcggctcacaggcttggttgccccaaggcatgtgggatcttagttccccaaccaggaattgaaccagatctgcattgggaggcggattcttaaccactggaccaccagggaagtcccttcacttcactttcttgagacctgatttcttttttgaccGTGATCTCTGCCAAAAGAggtcagtttatttttttcttaataaaaaatttttttttattcaaatatagttgatttacagtgttgtgctagtttcaagtatacagcaaagtgatatatacatctatagggttgcaaagaactggacacaactgaagcaactgaccgcacatgcacatatatatatatatgcaaccctacggactatagcctgccaggctcctctgtccatgggattcaccaggcaagaatactggagtggattgcccagccctcctccaggggatcttcccgacccaggaactgaacttgtgtctcctgtactacaggcagattctttagctaaGCCACCGGGAAAGCTTTTTCAGGTCATTTTCCAACAGacgttattacaagacattgccCTGTGCTATATACTAGGTGCTtgtcttgatttcttttatcactaCAACATCACTCATTCCTGCTCTGGGAAAACCATAGGTTTAAAAAGCATTCTAAGTCTAGCAAGCCTTGTATACTAACATCAAAAATAAGCATCCACAGTCGTTCACAGCCCTGACTGTTCCTGAGAATTTCCTGGAGGCTGAACAAATACTGAAGTTCACATCCACCCAGGAAATCAGGAAATGTATTTCTACAAGCTCCAGGAGACTTTATTATATATCTAGGGCTGAACCACTAATCTCAAGAAGCCATGACCCTAATCCTTATGTAGATTCAAGTTAGTTTTCCTTTGAACTAggaatctgaatttttatttccaaTCGAACTAGCAGAACTGAAGTTAGTTCACTGTAAACAAGTGGAGATTATTTAAGGCATTTGGAACTTGGACCAAGGAAAGGTGAAGTTGATTTAGGAACAACCGAACAACTAATTTAGGAAATCACCTTAAAAGAACATCAGGCTTAGACGACCTGACACAATTGGCACGTTTGCCTGCTAGCTGGGTAATTTGAACACATCATGCAACCACACTGAAGGttctttgtctataaaataaAGGCATTGGTCTAGGAAtctttgggcttcctaggtggcacagtggtaaggaatctgcctgccaaagcagcagatgcaggggacatggatttgatccttgggtagcgcaaatcccttggagaaggaaagggcaccccactgcctgggaaatcccgtggacagaggagtctggcgggctgcagtccctggggtgggttgcagaagagccagacacgattcagtgactgaacaacaacaacacaaaatgaAGATGAGTTACACCACCCACCCTGTGAGCAGAGCTGCtataaagatattttaatgaACATTTGAAACTgtgaatgtgtgctaagtcacttcaatcgagTCTTagcatccctatggactgtagcccaccaggatcctctgtccacaggagtctccaggcaggaatactggagtggcttgccaagcccttctccaggggatcttcctgacccagggatagaactcacatgAAGAAAGAGCTTTATGAAGGTGTTAATTTTTAAACACTTATTTTTTAGTGGTTAATTCAGTATTGGCCATGCAATGTTTATTCATAACAGCAAAAGTTAAGAAATAAACATACCAGGAATCCTATTGAGTGTGACCCAGAAGTGTTCATCAGGGCTGTACGTGTCCTTGGACCAGGATAATAAGTCAAGCGCCAGTGGGTCTTGAAGGACGAAGCTTGCGAATTCCCTCGTGAGGGCCACATAGGCAGTGCCAAAGTAAACGGTCATGTTGTGAGGAGGCGGTGTTTTCAATTTTGTGGTTTTAATCACGTAGGAATCTTTTCGGTTTAGTAGCTCCCGGTGGACATACTTAGTCCGTCCAATTGCGTGAGCTGGGGGCAGCACCCCGGGAGTGATGTTTTTCCCTTTAAATCCCTTCAGATGCCGAACGATCTCCCTGTTGGTTTTCAGGGGGAAATCTTGCCCACAGGTGTTGAGGATGTATTTCCACGGAACCTCTGAGGCCACAAGATGTTTCATGCAGTTCAGGTCAGCCTGGAGCCTGGAGATCCCACCATAGACCACGGACTCCATCTTGGAAGCCAGAAAAGCATTTGGGAAGCAGCTCAGTAACTGCTCCACCGAGCCTTTGAATGTATCTGTCGCCTTTTCGTCCACATGAACACAGTAGACATTTTGGGGCATGTAAACAGCCCTGAAGAGTCTCTCAAAAGTGCCAAAGTCTTTGTGGATGGTCATCACATAAGCCAAGGGGAAGCCAGCCTCTTCTTCAGAGAGTGTTTCTGTTATGTAGTGACTCTGAGCCACGTACTCAGGACAGGTGGTTTCACTGAAGGTACTCTTCAAGGCGTTCTTTTTAGGGTAAAAACTCTTCCCCTTAAAAATCTGGTGACAGACTTCTGATAATAGTGAAGCATTGGATATGGAAGCTTGCGGGAAATTTTTATTCTCCCCTAACTTgttgaaaacaaacacaaaaatcagGGTGGTGGCCAGAGACACACAGAAGAGACAACGCTTCCAAAACCCCATCGTTCAAACCCAGGAAATGAGTAGAATGTCTCTTGGGACATCtggtcagagggcagacagacttaACTTACATTTTCTCCGAAATCCATAACCATCCTCCAGGTGGACGCAGCTCTGACCGGCCGCTCCGTGACCTGCCGGCTGATCCTGCTTGtcctttttctgtcttcctttcctcttcattCCCCATGGTGCCGCTTTTCCACCTTTCTCCAACACGTTTCTGAAGGAACTCTTAGGGATTTGCTTTTCTGTCTCCTCCCCCGACTCATCTTGCAACCTGTTTCTACACCAAAAAAAAGTTGCCCCACGGAGGTTCTGACTCCGGTGTGTCCACCTTTTCCTACGGGAAAATGAGTGAGGGGTGAAGGGACGGTTCTGCAAGTCACCTCTCTCAGACTTTAACCCCGGCCTCTTCTCTCAGCCAGAAGGCTGGCAACTGTGTCAGCTCCCCAACTTCCTGTTAATCATTGCATTCAACTGACTGAGTTTGTTTGCTTAAATAGCACTGCCAAGTAATAAGCATTGGTCCCGAGCATGTGAACACTGCCTGGAGAGATACtctgtcaataaatatttagtacTTAAAAATTAATCACCTCACCTTGTCTTTTTCCACACACGCCCCCCTCTACATATTGGCTGGCTATGCCATAAAGCGTGGCATATGACTGGCTGTTGAACCATTCTTTCCAGCACTTAATTTTCTCTGCTATGAGGTAAGGTCTTTAAAAAGGCACATTAGCAAGCAAACCTCACCACCTGACTTACTACACTAAGATGAATAAAagctaattaaaaacaaaaaacaaaaaacagggacttcccagtggtctagtggttaagaatctgtcatgcaatgcaggggacatgggttctgtgCCTGGTCTCAAGTGTTGCACCTAAGACCCGATGCaggcaaatgaataaatatttttttaaaaaagatatttacagaataataataaaaataccccTAAAAGCCTAGCAGCCCATTATAACCCCCAAATTGCATAGGGCCTAAAGCTGAAGTTAGTGAGTATCAAGTTTATTTCATCTAAGCCCAggttcctgggtggctcagtggtaaagaattcgcctgccaaggcaggagacacaggagacatgggtttgatctcttggttgggaagatcccctagaggaggaaatggcaacctgctccatatttttgcctggagaatcccatggacagaggagcctggtgggctacagcctgtggggtcacaaaagagtcagatacgacttagtgactgaacaacaacagaactgAAGGAGAGACGttcttagattccatatatgtataaACCAAAGGAgttcccttatctgtaaaacatgaGAATAACTTTACCACCTTCATAAGTCAGTCatgagaaaacaatgagaaagaCGTATCAAGGGTTCACGGTCCCCCTGTCCATGAGTGGGGCTGAGGCTGGAGACAGTGGGACCCCAGGCTGGGCAGTGGGAGCCTGTCTCCTGTTGGTGCTTCACGGCAGAGATAAAGGCAAGAGCAGAGAGGAGCTGAACTCTGCTTGAGTGAGAAGATGATGACCACAGTCTTCATCCTGGACTTAAAGGAGAGCTCCCTGACTGCACCTGTGCAGAAAGGCTCCTCAGGGGTCGAAAATGGGGACATCTGTGCTTAATTATGCTTTCGAAATGAATCAAATAGTTTGTATAACTTTTTCTCCTCGTACATACAGATGATGACACAAACTCCCCCTTTGCTTATTTTGGCTGTCTCCTCATTCTCGGCACAGTTCCATTTCTCCTGAGGTTTCTTACATAAAAGCACCTCTAATTATTTGGCTGTTTTACCCTGAATTTACAGCTCCCCGAGTTTgctcttattgttgttgttattttaatattgtttatttggctgccagGTCTTCGTTGTGTCCTGTGGGATCTTCTGTTGCAGCTCTCGGGCTTCCCTAACTGCTCCGTGGCAAGTGGGACCTTAGATCCCTGGccggggattaaacctgtgtcctctgcattgcaacgTGGATTCTTAACGCCTGGACCACCAGTCCTTGAAGTCCCTACAACTCCCTGAGTTTAAAGTTACAAGGTGAAGAACGTTTGCAAGTTGGCACTTGGCTGCAGTGGAATCCTAACCCTAAACCCTTAAAATCAGAAGAATTTTGACAATGCTAGACATTTTTAGtgttgatcctttttttttttttttttttttttttgcactaccCCAGTGCTATCTGATGTTTACTCTCCTGATGGTTCCGTGGGAGACTCTGGTTTTCCTGAGGCCCTTTTGCAGGACACCACTCACCATTCTTCCGAATTCTGGGCAGGAGGCTCTTGCCTCCTTGTGCAAGATGGTAGAAGCGATGGTAATAAGTGACGAAAAAGCACAGCGATCCTTTTCCTCAGTTTGAACATTGGgtcaaaaactattttttaattaattaatttttggctgtcctgggtctttgctgctgtgcatagccttcctctagttgcggcgagcaggagGCTACCTTTCGTTGCGGGGCACGGGCTTCTCATCCCCTGACTTCTCTCATGGCAGAGCGCAGGCTTAGGTGGGTGGGCTTCGGGAGTTGCAGcgcgtgggctcaatagttgtggcgcgtGGCCTTAgtctccttggcatgtggaatcttcccagaccggggattgaacccatgtcccccgcatgggcaggcagattctcaaccaccggACTTACCAGGCAAGTCCCAGGTCAAAACTGATACCTCCAGTTCTAAGAGGCACCGACTGAGGAGGTTAGAATTCTGGAGAAGTCGTCCCCCAGGGGAGACTTGTGGTCGGCTCCTCAGTACATGGTTGGGTGTACGATGAAGTCCTAGATTCAACCCCTACTTGCTTATTTCTACCTAACGTTCGCTCTTAGGAATTCCCACGCCAGGACGTAAACTCACTTTCATCCTACTACGAAAACTGCAGCGAGAGTTTAACCCCCACGGCTGACCGTAGAAAGGGTGCAGAAGAGAAGGGCTCCGTTTGTACGGCTGCGGTCTCTCCACACACCGGTACCCAAAGCACTTCTCATGTATCCATTTCATTGTGACAGCACCTCTGTGCCCAAGTGAGAAACCAGGGAAACCAAGTGGAAACTGGGGCCGCGTCCACAGAGATCACAGAGGAAGAGCGGCTTGGGTTAAACTGGTTTCACGCGCTCGTcagcttttgtgtttttttccggCTCTGTCTCTGGCCGGACTCTCTTCTCTGTAcatctttctcctttctctccctcctctttctgTTTGTCTGTACGTTTACTATACTAAACTCTGGACTCTGCTTTACCTTCATCTCTGtagggtgtgtttttttttttttcttttattagccACAGGAAATAGTCTGAACACCAGGACTTAAAATAGCCCCATGTGTGGTTGAGAAAGAGCTATGAGAAACAGCCTGGATTGTGTGAAGGAAGGTCTCCAGTTGAGTCAAAACCACTCTTCACAGCCTGGCGCGTCTGAGAAAGTCATTTGATCTTACACCTCCCTGCTTCCTCAAGAGTAAATTTGAGAAAACAACCCCTGCTCTCACTCGGGGACCTCCAAGGCTGGCCTCCTCCCAGGCAGATCACCCATGCCTCTGAGTCTGGGTTTTTTCCAACATCAACGTCCGGGTGCAGCTGGAAGATTCCAGAAGTAACATACAGAAAGCATCCAGCCGGAGAGTGGCCAGAGACGTCAGAGCGAACTTCAGACCTCGAGGGAAAGCCACCGGGAAGAAAAGAgtgaggggaggaggtggggaaggtTGCAGTTTTTTGACATAAAATCCCTGGAAATAGGATAGcaggaaaatgtaagaaaaagctggttcttttctttttctctttggccGCGCcaggcagcatgcaggatcttccctgaccagggatggaacccacatcccctgcaatggaagctcggagtcctaaccactgggccaccagggaagcccggagcTGGTTCTTGTCAAAACAGCTCATTAAATATTGTTGGTATAATGCAAAGCTGAGGCCAAGAGCTGACAGACGAAGAGCAGCTCAGGCTTGCGtgccaagttgctcagtcatgtcccactctttgcagccctgtgagcccactgtaagcccaccaggctcctctgtccatgggatttcctagcaagaatactggagtgggttgccatttccttctgcaggggatcgtccctacccagggattgaacccatgtgtcttacatctcctgcaattgacaggcgggttctttaccactagcaccacctgggaagtatcttgtaataacctacaatggaaaagaatctgaaaaagaatatatataagtgaatcactttgccatataccagaaactaaaagaacgtgtaaatcaactatacttcagttttaaaaaaagaggtgATGTTTCCAGAAAACCTCCTCTCTCAGTAGTTTTCTAGCAAATTGACCCGTTTCTATCTCTCTCCATTCTCAGGAGGATAAAGTTGCCTGGGAGCATCCTAGGGTGAATCCTCTCCTTCTTCTATGATGGAGTCCTATTGGAGTTTACGCTGGTATTTAAATGCAGAATAACAAAAGCTGGAATGTGGAAGCATATCGTTCTATTTGCCTCAGTCCCATTCCCAAAGGCCTGTCCTTCAGAGTCCCAAAGACTGAGCCTTCAAATAAGCTGGAGTCTTGGAGTCTCAAGTTACTGTTATCCAACACTGGCTCTTACCCGCCCCTACAGAGTCCTAGAAGCTTTGAATCTAACACTTCCAACTTCAGAAATGTTGTGAGATGTCACCGTGGGGGAGATAACTGTCCTTGATATAACTGCATCTCCCACTTGGACACTCAAAATAGAgccatgccaatgcaggagcctcgggttccatccctggttcaggaagatcccctgaagaaggaaatggcaacccactccagtattcttgcctgggaaatcccttggacagggaagcctggcgggctacagtccagggggttgcaaagagtcagacacgactgagcaactaaaccacaacttTCCTGAGACTACTGTCCAGTTTACCCATGCAGAAGTTTGCTTTTCCCAGAGAAAGAACTTTTGAATTTTCTTcacagattcttttttatttattttaaattttattttatttatttggtttcatCAGGTCTtagctatggcatgtgggatctagttcccagttCAGGGTTGGCACCCAGACCCCTAAAACTCCCggaagtgtggggtcttagccactagagCACCAGGGAGTCCTCTTCCCAGATTCTTTGTGCTTAAAGTTCACCCTCAAATTTAGTCCCAGGTGGGAAAGCCCATAGCCCCAGATCTGGAGTGCCCTCTAAGAGAGTTGGGTCTGAGCTCATTCCAGAGGCAGATATACTGACGCCTGACAAAGCTGTATGTGAAAAGGTGTGACTTAGTTTTGACACTTCCCAGCATTAATTGCAATAGCATTTTCCATAGTGAAAAAACTGGAAACACATGCTCAACAACTGAGGAATTGTTAAGCAAATTCTAATACATCCATACTATGAAAACGAATGCAATTACCCAATATATATGCACAGcaattatttctcaatttgtGCAATGTAGaacttctgctttttaaaattttcttagtttCTACATACCAACTTTTATTTCCCAGCTTTTCTACAATAGGATTATAttttataacaagaaaaaatgtttctttttaattattattttattcatttggctgcattgggtcttagttgcagcctccTGGCTCAGTGGCTGTAGTAGtcgccccttggcatgtgggatctgagttccccagtCAGGAACAGAATCtgcaccccctgctttggaaagaAGATTCCCAACCattggatcaccaaggaagtccagaggaaaaaaatattttaatattctgctCATCAATAACTAGTACAGGGTTTTCAAATTCTACACAGAGGGTGAGCTCTTGACTCCTGCAAACCTAGAGCACAGAGCTGACAGAGGATGGCAGGTTTCCACTCACCGAAGCGAGGCCGCCCTGTGGCCAGGCTTAAGTGTAGTCTACGGTTCACAGTCTGACCGTCCGGAACTCTGGAAAGTTCtggtcagttaaaaaaaatttgatttgGAAAGGTTGAATTATTTCACCTTGTTCTTATAGAAATTTTGTTGACATTTTCCAGATCTCAAACTTTCCCAACCTGAGTAATTAAAATTCacacaaaaatgaaacaatgaataACCCACATTGAAAATAACtggaagaatccgtctgcaatggaggacaccctggttcgattcctgggtcgggaagatctcctggagaagggaaaggcttcccactccagtattctagcctggagaacctcatggactgttcagcccatagggtcgcaaacagctggacacaactaagagaTTTTCACAAACAACATactataattgatttaaaaaaccAGTTTCACTTGTCCTATCAAAGACTTATGACCACGTCAAAATTTGATAGGCACCTTCTCTAAGCAAACAGTATAGTGATATGCAAGACAATTAACTTATGTTCTATGAATTCCATTGAAACAGACACACGAAAATCTATAGGGTGCCCATGAAGCTGGAAACGTAGGTGAATATGCATGCGTgcatagtcacttcagtcgtgtccaattctttgtgaccctatggactatagcccaccaggctcctctgtccatgggattttccaggcaagaatactggagtggattcccataccctcctccaggggatcttcccgacccagggatcgaacctgcgtctcctgcattgcaggcaagaattctttaccgctgaaccaccaggaaagcccaaaagtGGACATATGTAATACAGTTAAGGACAGTTTAAAAGTGTAAAATActtgcacacatacacacgcacaaacacacacaatgctTCCAGACTTTATGTAGAATGGAATCAAGTCCC
This genomic stretch from Dama dama isolate Ldn47 chromosome 7, ASM3311817v1, whole genome shotgun sequence harbors:
- the GCNT2 gene encoding N-acetyllactosaminide beta-1,6-N-acetylglucosaminyl-transferase isoform X1; this translates as MGFWKRCLFCVSLATTLIFVFVFNKLGENKNFPQASISNASLLSEVCHQIFKGKSFYPKKNALKSTFSETTCPEYVAQSHYITETLSEEEAGFPLAYVMTIHKDFGTFERLFRAVYMPQNVYCVHVDEKATDTFKGSVEQLLSCFPNAFLASKMESVVYGGISRLQADLNCMKHLVASEVPWKYILNTCGQDFPLKTNREIVRHLKGFKGKNITPGVLPPAHAIGRTKYVHRELLNRKDSYVIKTTKLKTPPPHNMTVYFGTAYVALTREFASFVLQDPLALDLLSWSKDTYSPDEHFWVTLNRIPGVPGSMPKASWAGDLRAVKWFDMEDKHGGCHGHYVHGICIYGNGDLKWLINSSSLFANKFELTAYPLTVECLELRLRERTLNQSEIAIQPSWYF
- the GCNT2 gene encoding N-acetyllactosaminide beta-1,6-N-acetylglucosaminyl-transferase isoform X3, with protein sequence MGFWKRCLFCVSLATTLIFVFVFNKLGENKNFPQASISNASLLSEVCHQIFKGKSFYPKKNALKSTFSETTCPEYVAQSHYITETLSEEEAGFPLAYVMTIHKDFGTFERLFRAVYMPQNVYCVHVDEKATDTFKGSVEQLLSCFPNAFLASKMESVVYGGISRLQADLNCMKHLVASEVPWKYILNTCGQDFPLKTNREIVRHLKGFKGKNITPGVLPPAHAIGRTKYVHRELLNRKDSYVIKTTKLKTPPPHNMTVYFGTAYVALTREFASFVLQDPLALDLLSWSKDTYSPDEHFWVTLNRIPGHYVHGICIYGNGDLKWLINSSSLFANKFELTAYPLTVECLELRLRERTLNQSEIAIQPSWYF